The genome window GGGCAGCGCTCAACCTCGGCGCAAGGCCTCTGCAGGTATTCTTCGACATCATCATGCCGCTGATTCGTCCGGGGGTAATTTCCGGTGCCCTGTTCGCCTTCATCACTTCCTTTGACGAAGTGGTGGTAATCCTGTTCATGGCCGGCCCCCAGCAGCGCACTATCCCCCGGCAGATGTTCTCTGGCCTGCGCGAGCAGATAAACCCGAGCATTCTGGCCATCGCCACCTTCCTGATTCTGGTGTCGATTGCCCTGCTGGTGACTATCGAGCTGCTGCGCCGCCGTTCGGAGCGCATGCGCGGTATTGAGCTGGCCGAATAGCCCCGCGCTGAATCAACGGCGTATAACGGGTCATTTCTCGCGAAACTGCAGTGCCCCCGGTCAATTGCCGTTTGCCAGCGACGGCTCACGCCTTCAACATATACGCATATCCCTGATTAGCCCTTGCAGGACCATTCGCCATGCCTGATTACCGTTCGAAAACCTCCACCTTTGGCCGCAACATGGCCGGTGCTCGTGCCCTGTGGCGCGCCACCGGGATGAAGGATGCAGATTTCCAGAAACCCATCATCGCCGTAGCCAACTCCTTCACCCAGTTCGTACCCGGTCACGTGCACCTCAAGGACATGGGCCAACTGGTCGCCCGCGAAATCGAACGTGCCGGCGGCGTAGCGAAAGAATTCAACACCATTGCCGTGGACGATGGCATCGCCATGGGTCACGACGGCATGCTCTATTCGCTGCCCAGCCGCGAAATCATCGCCGACTCCGTCGAATACATGGTTAACGCCCACTGTGCCGACGCGATTGTCTGCATCAGTAACTGCGACAAGATCACCCCCGGCATGCTGATGGCCGCCCTGCGCCTGAACATCCCGGTGGTGTTCGTTTCCGGCGGGCCGATGGAAGCCGGCAAAACCAAACTGGCCAGCCACGGCCTGGACCTGGTCGATGCCATGGTGATTGCCGCCGATGACTCGGCCTCCGACGAGAAAGTCGCCGAATACGAGCGCAGTGCCTGCCCGACCTGCGGCAGCTGCTCCGGCATGTTCACCGCCAACTCGATGAACTGCCTGATGGAAGCTCTCGGTCTGGCGCTGCCCGGCAACGGCTCGACCTTGGCCACCCACAGTGACCGCGAGCAGCTGTTCCTGCGCGCCGGCCGACTGATCGTCGAGCTGTGCCAGCGCTACTACAAGGAAAATGACGACTCGGTGCTGCCGCGCAACATCGCCAACTTCAAGGCCTTTGAAAACGCCATGAGCCTGGACATCGCCATGGGTGGCTCGACCAATACCATCCTGCACCTGCTGGCCGCAGCACAGGAGGCCGAACTGGACTTCAACCTGCGCGATATCGATCGCCTGTCACGCAAAGTCCCGCAGCTGTGCAAGGTGGCGCCGAATATCCAGAAGTACCATATGGAAGACGTGCACCGTGCCGGTGGCATCTTCAGCATCCTCGGCTCACTGGCGCGCGGTGGTTTGCTGCACAGCGACGCTGGCAGCGTGCACAGCCCGAGCATGGCCGCAGCCATCGCCCAGTGGGATATCACTCAAACCCGGGACGAAGCCGTCCATACTTTCTTCAAGGCCGGACCAGCCGGAATCCCGAGCCAGACGGCCTTCAG of Pseudomonas pohangensis contains these proteins:
- the ilvD gene encoding dihydroxy-acid dehydratase translates to MPDYRSKTSTFGRNMAGARALWRATGMKDADFQKPIIAVANSFTQFVPGHVHLKDMGQLVAREIERAGGVAKEFNTIAVDDGIAMGHDGMLYSLPSREIIADSVEYMVNAHCADAIVCISNCDKITPGMLMAALRLNIPVVFVSGGPMEAGKTKLASHGLDLVDAMVIAADDSASDEKVAEYERSACPTCGSCSGMFTANSMNCLMEALGLALPGNGSTLATHSDREQLFLRAGRLIVELCQRYYKENDDSVLPRNIANFKAFENAMSLDIAMGGSTNTILHLLAAAQEAELDFNLRDIDRLSRKVPQLCKVAPNIQKYHMEDVHRAGGIFSILGSLARGGLLHSDAGSVHSPSMAAAIAQWDITQTRDEAVHTFFKAGPAGIPSQTAFSQSTRWDSVDDDREHGCIRSVEHAYSQEGGLAVLYGNIAEDGCVVKTAGVDESIHVFEGSAKIYESQDSAVRGILADEVKEGDIVIIRYEGPKGGPGMQEMLYPTSYLKSKGLGKACALLTDGRFSGGTSGLSIGHASPEAAAGGAIGLVQEGDKILIDIHNRSINLLVSAEELATRRAAQDAKGWKPVEQRPRKVSTALKAYALLATSADKGAVRNKALLDG